The genomic DNA CTGATGGTAGCTCAGACTGAACTTACCAATGCAATTTTTGAGCCATGCTGGTGCATCTAGAGCAAGCATCATATGAGATTAAAGAAACTGATCAATTTCTATTTCCATCTAAAATTGATTAGCTGAAACACAATTTTCTTTATATACCGTCAAACTTGAGTAATTAGTCTTGCAATTAAGGAAAGAGTAGTAGAATGAGTCATAGAATGATTAAATTAAAGATGAAACAGTTTAATCAGGAGTGATGAGAAACGTATTATAAAATCGCACATACTGCAGAACATATATTCGTCGGAAGTTTGCAAAAGCTTGTAGGAGAGATATCAGTAAGAAAAGTCGAGCATTCAGATAAGATTAACAAGGTTTATCTAAAAAGTTCTGCATTAGGATTGGATCTTGTTTATGAAGCCGAAGTTATGACAAACAATGTGATTGATGAAGGCAGGGTTGTAAAAGAACACAGATTTTCGTCAATAGAAGAAGCTCGCAGAGCATTTCCAACGATGCGCGCATACGAGGAAAGAATATCTGGAGACGTAAGAGTAGTAGAAATTGACAATTATGATTATTCAGCATGTGTCAGAGAACATGCTCAGAAAACTAGCGAGTGCGAATTCTTTATTGTTTATAGGATATCAAAAAAAGGCGATCAGTACGAGATAGAATTTCTTGTGGGTAAAGAAGCACAGCGAGTCGCGTTAGATCTTAGCATGAAATGCATAAAGATTGCCCGTGAGCTTGGTGCCAGCATGCAGACCTTGGAGACCACTGTTACAAACATGAAAAATGAGCTAGAGATGAACAGGAAAAGAGTTGTAATACTCACCGAAACC from Nitrososphaerales archaeon includes the following:
- a CDS encoding DHHA1 domain-containing protein; protein product: MQKLVGEISVRKVEHSDKINKVYLKSSALGLDLVYEAEVMTNNVIDEGRVVKEHRFSSIEEARRAFPTMRAYEERISGDVRVVEIDNYDYSACVREHAQKTSECEFFIVYRISKKGDQYEIEFLVGKEAQRVALDLSMKCIKIARELGASMQTLETTVTNMKNELEMNRKRVVILTETFLDTIVPMKKDGMFIYAKLTEMLDDSLLMKKAGEIINQDNTLVLFANTNERTTIVLARSEKLNIDCNAMLRSILTKFGGKGGGKANFATGYVENEKAEDVVHALHKELNLE